The region TGTTTCTAAAGAAATATTGACAAACGAGGTATTTAGGTGGGATCCACTTAAAGATAATTTTGAATATTCAGGCCGAAGTACGGTATTAGATAAGATCATGGAGAGTCAAGGAATAAAAGAAAAGGAAATGAAAGAAGAGGTTGATCGGCGTAAATTAGTGCTTGATTGGATGGGCAATAACAAGATTAGAAGATATGAAGAAGTTGGAGCGGTGATAAGAGAGTATTATTCAAATCCAGAAAAATTGGCAAATAAAGCCAAGTTGGGATTGAGTGTTTGAGTAAAAAAGAAGGAAAAAAGGGGCTAATTGCCCCTTCATTTTTTATGGCCCCCTATCGAATAGTGGGAAAGAGGTTAGATCGATTTCTTCCATATTTTGAGGACCTCAGGGAAGATTTGTCAAAAGCTGATCTTAAAATAGACTTCCCTATTTATGTGTCCTATATTTTATTCTTTCCCACTTTAGCATTCATAACGATAATTCCAGCAACCATCATATTAGCAATTATCTTTGAAGCTTCACTAATACTAGCATTGATTCTAGGGTTCGCATTTGGCATAATGGGATGGGCATCTATATTCGCTTTTTTGTATTTCTATCCTGCAAATGAGGCGGGTTCCAGAAAAAGAAATATAGAGGAGGAGCTTCCATACTTAGCTAGCCACATGGCAGTTCTATCCCAAGGAGGTCTTACACCTGAAAGAATCTTTACTTCTCTGTCTATGCTCGATA is a window of Candidatus Bathyarchaeota archaeon DNA encoding:
- a CDS encoding type II secretion system F family protein yields the protein MSKKEGKKGLIAPSFFMAPYRIVGKRLDRFLPYFEDLREDLSKADLKIDFPIYVSYILFFPTLAFITIIPATIILAIIFEASLILALILGFAFGIMGWASIFAFLYFYPANEAGSRKRNIEEELPYLASHMAVLSQGGLTPERIFTSLSMLDTKRVRSVAGQESKNILRDISLLGFDVVTAMQKSTKRSPSRRFADLLNGFIAVTLSGGDMTKFFLSSAKGLMDSARISARQLVETLATIAEIYVAVMVCFPLLVVIMLSVMGMIGGGIGGYSVMSIMYLASYIAVPISALLMLVILDSVLPSR